A stretch of DNA from Equus asinus isolate D_3611 breed Donkey chromosome 20, EquAss-T2T_v2, whole genome shotgun sequence:
CCTATAGCCCAAGCTGAAGCTCCAGGCTAAATGGGTATGCttttttaacaggaaaactgGGGTTGTATTTCAGTTTGCTCTCTGCTCTTTGCCCTAGGAGTGGTGGCCTGACAAGAACTCTTTCCAATTATTGCAGTCCTGCAGAAGGCAGGCATGACTTCCCTCTTGACACCAGGGTCAGGTGATCAAGATGTTTCCAGTGGGGATTACACATGCCTGTTGGCTTTAGCTAGGTGGCTGGAGTAGGGTGGGAACACTCTCTGGCGTTAGGAGGCAGTATAAAAATGTCTTGATTTTATGTACCCATGGGCTTCAGCAACACAGCAGGAGAGTGCCATGTTTGGGCACATGCTCTGGGCTTTAGGCTGTAAGTGGGAGAATGCTGTGGCTGGTAGTGGTTGCCGGCTCCACCCAGAGGCCTGGGTAGTGTTGCAACTAATGTGCTTGCAGACTTGATTTAGGGAGCAGGAGAACTCTGCCAGCATTTCCACTTACTTGCCACAGACAGTGAGTGAGGGAGAGCTGCAACAATGTAGGTTCTTTAGTTCCAGCAAGGCTGTGGGATAGTGCCCTGACTCCTTGGCCCTGCCTGTCTTAGCAAGGCAGTAAATGTTGCCATGTTAAATCTTGCCCACTTGTGCTAGCAGGTTGGGTAAAgagagtaataataatgatatccaCCAGCTCCTCCTTTCTGGAGAGCATTTCAACCATCCCCCACCCATCCAGCTGGTGCTTATATACCAaccttcaaagaagatttattactcgttattctcaaactattccaaaagattGAGGAAGATGGCAATATTCCTAAGACATTCCAAAAGGCTGACatcaccttgataccaaagccagataaggacaacgcaaagaaggaaaattacaggccaatatcactgatgaacatagatgaaaaatcctcaacaaaatattgacaaacaaaatacagcaatacattaaaaagatcatacaccatgatcaagtgggatttataccagggacacaaggatggttctacatccacaaatcaatcaatgttatacaccacattaacaaaatgagggaaaaaaaaacccttgaaaatctccatagatgcagagaaagcatttgacaagatccaacatccattcacaataaaaactctcaataaaatgggtatagaaggaaagtccctcaacatgataaaggccatatatgacaaacccacagccaacatcatactcaatggggaaaatctgaaaaccatccctctgagaacaggaacaagacaagggtgccaactctcatcactcttattcagcatagtagtAGAGGTTTTGGccggagcaattaggcaagaaaaggaaataaaaagaatccaaataggcaatgaagaagtaaaactctcgctgtttgcaaatgacttcattttctatatacaaaaccctaaagaatccatcaggacactattagaagtaatcaacaactacagcaaagttgcagggtacaaagtcaacttacaataatcaatagcatttctatactcaaatAATAAACTAACAGAATAAGAGCTCAACAATACACTTCCATTTAAAAtcgtaacaaaaagaataaaatatctaggagtaaatttaacaaatgaggtgaaagacctatacaaagaaaactataagacaatactgaaagaaatcaataattacataaagaaatggaaagatattccatgcacatggattagaagaataatcatagttaaaatatccatactatctaaagcaatctacagattcaatgcaatcccaatcagaatcccaatgacatgcctcacagaaatagaacaaagaatcttaaaattcatctggggcaacaaaagatctcaaatagccaaagcaagactgaaaagaaagagcaaagctggtggcattgcaatccccgacttcaaaatatattacaaagctatagtaatctaaacagcatggtactggtataagaacagacacacagatcaatggaacagaattgaaagcccagatataaaaccacacatctatggacagctaatctttgacaaagaagccaacaACATACACTGGAGTAAGAAAATCCTCTCAATTAAATGATGTTGGggaaactagacagccacatgcaatggaatgaaagtagaccattatctttccccacacacaaaaatagactcaaaatggatcaaagacttgaaggtaagacctggaaacataaaacttctggaagagaatacaGCCAGTACACACATTgatatcagacttaaaaggatctttttgaataccatgtctactcaggaaagggaagcaaaagaaaaaatttaaaagtgggacttcaccagactaaGGGGTTTCTTGAAGCCAAAGCAAACCAAGATCATGAACATGAAaaaacaatccaccaactgggataaaatatttgcaaatcatatatctgataaggggttaatctccataatatataaagagctcacacaaatgaactacaaaaaaacaacaagtcaatcaaaaagtgggcagaagacatgaacagaaatttttccaaagaagacatacagatggccaataggcacatgaaaaggtcaCAGGTCAGCATCTCCAACTATAAATTTTCAGTTTGTGTTTCTCCAACTTCAAGGTAGCACACATCTTCACCTTTTGCAGTCCCCTGTGTGGTTCTGATTGCTGTACTATGAAGGTTTGTCCTTGATTTAGATATGCCAGGTACCAAATAACATAGAGACAAATACCCTCCAAGGGCTTCCAATTCTCACGGAACAAGCACTTAAGAAAAGAAGGAACTACAGTTGACATTTCCTGGTTGTCTAACTTGATTGTTCGAGAGGGATTCTTCACCAATCCTGAATTATAAATTAGTGATACAGATTTGCTCACAGGATCAcctgatgatttttttcttttttgctagggaagattagccctgaggtaaaatccttgccaatcttccttcactttatatgtgggttgccgacacagcatggctgatgagtggtgtaggtctgtacctggcaTGCAAAACCATGAAGccaggccatggaagtggagcttgctgaacttaactactactccATGGATCCAGCCCCCAaggatttggggtttttttaatgcaTATTCGGGTCCAGCAAATGTGATTGGGGTTTGAGAGATTGAAATTCTGCATTCCTTACAAGCCACTAGCCAGTGTTAGTGATCACAGCCTACACTGTGAATACCAGGTTTTAGAGAGCCATGGTGCATTCTGACACGTTGTTTTATCATTATTAAGGCTAGACATTTTGAAATAGTGAATTAAATCTTTTGTTTCCTTGTATAAAATTAtgtctaatttattttatgtatgaatAGGTAATACATTTCCCTGATTGAAGAGTTAATTCTATCCATAATTGGATTTTGTAATTTGGGGGTAAGAATTTGGAATATTAACGTATCTTTGCCCTTTTGAGGTCTTCATTATATATAATTCTACTtgctaaattttatatttaaagaaatactttattaCTAGGCACCTatgtttcatatttcttcttcttatatgttttcatgttttttccaaAACAGGAATAATTAGAAGCattcttaaatttctttgaataaagTATTTTGAACATCTCACATCAGGGGAACTCAAAAAATATGGTTAAATTTATCAGATTCAATTGTCTTGAAAGCAGTTTAGACTTGGGTTACACGAGTTTATCTCAATTTTGGATGCACATTTAAAGTCATCaagggaggtttttttttttttatcttgatatGCAGGTTGCATCCTGTATCAATTAAATCAAAATCCTAGGGGTCTAAAGTTAGATATCAATATTTTTTCGAGGTTTTCAATCTTTAATATACATCAGAATAACCTAGAGATCTTATTCAACTCTCTTCCTCACTTCTTTTACTCAGCACACTGAAGTAACAGTCTCATAATCTGCTCATCTGTATGGTGGTATTTCAGAcacatagtattctgttatacaCATCATAGAATCCTGAAACTCCTGCGTTTCCATAGATAAAATAAGCATTTTGATGCATGGGAAtggggaaaatataaataaatatatatataatatttatatatatttaattaaattatttaattcatttaattattaattaaattgtatatatttaaatagatgtataatatatttatatatacttatatataaatatatatatatacacacacatacacatacatagagagagagaaagagagagagagagaaacagcgtTTGAATTTTACTGAGTATTCTGTAACTCAATAGTTTTGCTATGAATTATTACCTAGAGGTATTGAGTTTCATCTTTGGAATTTTACTATCATTCATCcttatattttataatcaaaGCTAGAAATTTACTCATGCTTTCTTGTACTTTCAACCTACTTCTATTTAGCCATCTCTTAACAATCCACTTTTTCACAAATCCCTTGACAGTCTCCTTCATTTCTAGCTTCACTATCACTGACATGAAATATCTCACTTAGAATACTAAAATGGCCGCTCATTTGTCTTGGATTCAGCCTTATTCTCTTTCCATCTATCTTACACACCAACTTAGGTGTGATATTACTAACATGCAAAACTAACTGTGTCGTTTCCCCGTATAAGAAAATTTTACTGGTTCCCTTCAGTAAAATAAGGAGTGATATTTTACAGAGACCCAGATGCAATTTATGAAGTGCCTTCTGTCTACTTTTCTACCCTTGTGGCTTGATCATATTACATTAAATATGACATGAGTTTCTGGATATGCACAAGCTGTTCTTCTTTCTTGATGTGACCATTTCCTTTCACTTAGCCTATGTTTTCCATACGGGCTCAAGCCCTGGTAATACAATGGTCTACCCACCAGGactctttttgtttgtcttctgtTAGTCCATTTGTGTCTGTTAGACAGAACACAGGACTGAAAACAATGCCTAAGACCAAAGTTGTAATTGTagccattttcctttcccttacACAACTGgtgaaaattaaatcaaataataaatTTGGGGGCTCTTTGAGAATGAATGTCTAGcatcaatgaatgaatgcgtAATGGAGTACAAGGGTGGTAAAGATATCCTATATATTTTTGTTCTATATTTGGAAACTATAGCCAAACATTGAAACGTTATATCAGGTGAATAACACAGAACACTAGCCAAAGAATATTCTTCTGGCATAATAATTATGATGGTTTGaagtgggaggagacagaagagAACTGAGTATTTAGATCATCATGTGAACTCATATCTACAAGAGGTTAAATGCTCAGAAGCAGAAAAGCAGTAACATGAGAGGAgagatgttttaaagaaaaatttacgTGAAATGATAACTATTTCtaaattactaaatgaaagagCATAAACTGCATAGAAGTAAAACAACTTAGCAAGATATTTGGCTTTCACGAGTAGTTGCTTCATAAATAACTACAGCGTTATTGGTATAACAATAAGACAATGTTGTTTGGTCTGCATTTACACAAATTGTTGCTATTAAGTATAATAATTTGCATTCTATAACCAGTCACCCTCTTTACTCTTTTATTCTTTGATCAGAACTAGATTGAAAgattttgattatatttattaCTCAAATGAAATGGAAGTGAAAATAGCATTGAAGATATTAAGAGGAAAGCAGCACAATCATACAGGGAACTGGGAATGCTTACTATGTAGAAGGGAATTCTCAGGGAGGTCTTAGACCTACCCACAAGTTCCTGGGGCCAAAGTACCACTTTGAATAAAATTGTGGGTCCTGGAGCCAAACTTTCTAGGCTGATCATTTACTATGTTTGGAAACTTGGGCATTTAGTCAAGCAAAGTAGGCTATAATCCCTTTATCTTTCAAACGGAAATAATACCAGGGCTTGTCTTGAGGGAATACtgtaaatattaagtaaaattatatatttaaaatactaggcacaatttttaaaattttataatatctcAATAATATATGTTAACATTATTATCTTCATCACCACCATAATTTGTCTTGTTGTGTTTGTattgttattaaaaatgaaactagGGCTGCTTTAATGCTCAAAagactttgattttattttttgtatttctccatACATGATGACTGTATTACAGGTTCAAAGGAAACAGGCTGAAGGGGAACTTGGGCATGTGTTATATGGGAAAGCGTCACAAGACCCAAAGAGTTTAATAAGAAACCTAATGCATTACATATCTCGACAAACCAAAGGCCTGTTTCTGATATGACATGATGACATTGATTCCTTCATGAACATGGACGTTGATTCATTCAGGAATATTTTTTACTCTCCATAATTTTTTGAGAATAAATTTGACATCCTTATTCCTCAGACTGTAAATCAGGGGGTTCAGCATGGGCACGATGATGGAATAAAACACAGAGGACACTTTCCCTTGGTCCATAGAGCTCACAGATGATGGCTGCAGGTACATGAATGCTGCAGATCCaaagaaaacagcaacaactGAGATGTGGGAACTGCAAGTGCTGAAAGCTTTGTATCTGCCCTCAGTGGAGCGAATGCAAAGGATGCTGGAGAGAATGAATATGTAGGAGGCAAGGATGGTTAAGGCAGGAGTCAGAATATTAAATGCACTCAAGATGAGAACCAACAATTCATTGATGTAGATGCTGGAACAGGATAGCTCCAAGAGTGGAAAGAGATCACAGAAATAATGGTTAACCACATTGGTCTGGCAGAAAAAGAGTCTCAACATAAAGCCTGTATGGATTGTAGATCCAATGATGCTCAAAATATAAACTCCCACTGTGAGGCAGAAACAGATGTGATAAGACATGATGACATTATAAAGCAAGGGGTTACAGATGGCAATGTAGCGGTCATAAGCCATTGCAGCCAACATATGACCCTCTGCAATAgcaaaaatgatgaagaaatagaGCTGTGTCATGCATTCAGTGTAGGAAATGATGTTCTTCTCTGTCACAAAGTTCAACAGCATTTTGGGGGTAATGACAGAGGACTGACAGAGATCAATGAAGGACAAGTTGCTGAGGAAATAGTACATGGGGGAGTGCAGGTGAGAACTGAGCCCTATCAGTACGATCATGCCCAGGTTCCCCACCACTGTGACCGCATAGATTcctaggaagaggaggaagaggggcatcTGGAGTTCTGGCTGTTCTGTTAGCCCAGCGAGGATGAACTCAGTCACTGCGGAATGATTTCCAGGGTCCATTATCCTCTCAGCAGGttctaggttaaaaaaaataaatgtactcaTGAGTGTCTGTGCATTCGAGTGTATGcagctgtgtatatgtgtgtatgtgtgatgagGAGAATATTTCCGTGGAGATTATCCCTCTTATCAGAGGAGATTCATAATTCAGGGATCTCCTTAGTCTCTCCTGATGTTCTAGTACTATGATTCTGTTTGAAATAGATAACAAATTATAATCTTCAAGGAGCTTATAATTaagatatttcttaaatttttaggaGACAGCATCAATTCCTGGATTTTTAAAGTCAGTCAAAAAGAACACCACTACTGTTATTTCTGAGGACTGTTTTGTTTCCTCCCATATTGTATGAGTACATATTAAAGTGATGAATGTCAAGAggcataatattttcatttcactcaGAATAAGCAATAGTAGTGcatattctttattattaaacACAAGATAAATAAATCCATGAAAAGTAGTTATATTTATTTGAGCTATTTTCCTTACTAGAATCCCAACTGAAAATACCTGGCCGACTTGGCAGTTACAGAATCACTCCACGTGAGATTTTGTTGCTCAGTATAACCCAGCTCCATTCACCCAGGCCTTGCTACCACAGAAAGCAGGAACATAACTGCTGGCAGACTTCAGGCTTATATCGCAGCAGCTTTTCCAAGACCAAGGAACCAACCTCCCTTTTGCTAATTTTATAATCTCAGGGTCCATAATACAATGACCTATATTTAGGTCACTTATTCCTCCACTGTGACCAGGTGAGCAGTGGACTATGATTGGTCTATGTAATTTGGTCTTGGTGGTTAAAGTGGTAGAGGTCAGAAAACTATTCACATTCCCAAAATAAGAGAAGTCTTTGAATACAGATGCTAGGTTCCAtttatactgtttttttaaaatatatcatcgTGTATTTGCATGTGCTATCTATAGAATTTAAAGATGGTGGAGGTCTTAGTAGAGCACATACGAATAAACAAGTAGATTCTAGAAAATGGAAATTCATATTCTTACTTAGCACTCAGGCAGTAGTTGGATTagtgttttcagtttggggaaaaGTACTTTATGTGatatagaaaaactgaacaatttcagaaaaatgatctagaaatttttcattttaagaatgaCTGAAATAACTGAGGACATTTCTTTAGTAAACCAAAAATTCATGTGACACATGACAGTTATACCAATGTTCAACATATTCCTTTTTCAAGAAGTATTAGTCTCACGGTTTACATCTCCGAGAGAGGGAAGTAAAACTACCTGCTTGAAACTATGGGGAGAAACATTTGTTTTCACAACAAAGATGAACATTCCAACCATCAGACATACCCTGAACATACAGTCCGACATATTTGAACAGAGCCTGAATAACTACTTATTAGCAGATTTGTTTACGGACACCAACACCAGATAAATGGTTGCATTAAGTCATCTTTAACATCTGTTCCAGTTCCAATATTTCAGGATTTTATAATTCTAATAGCTTCTGATATTGAGGTAGCCAGTAGTGGATTGAAACATCAACTCAACTCCATACTTGCTGTGTGACATTGGAATAAATACATCCACTCTCCAACTAtcagaacaacaaaaaatgttaCCTTTTGCACatgaaaattaagttaaatgatgtCTACAAGTTGCTTAGCACAGTTCCTGATTCTTCATAAGAACTTGATAAATGCCAGTGTCATTTTAACTTTAATCTATTGAGTTATTCTCtgatatctttttatttaaccaacatttTCATTCCTATAATAAATGggaagagtttatttttttttcctttagcactCTGGAATTATTTGGTAAGTATTAACtccataaaattattattattttctatggTCTTCAAAGTTCAAACCAATTTCTTTGTCACTCAAACATTTATATCAtcctgcaacaaaaagaaaatatttcctttttgtgtCCCAACAAGTACCACATGATTTAGttatttcacagaagagaattTGGTAGACTCTCTTTTTTGACTAATCATGTTCCTTTagcttttctctcattctatccTCTCTTTCCTATGAAATCTATTTAATTGTTAGGGCCCTTTAGCTGGGGTCTGTGATAGTGAAAGTCCCAGTTAATAAGAACATTTTCTACATGCCCATGAATATGTTTCTTAATTGTATATTTAGCATATACTTAATTCTGTATTAATTATTAGGAgttatttactgatttttcttctgTACTAGACTGTAAACTCAACACAGTACTTGGTAGATTGTGTTTCATATAGCATGTAtccataattatatattttaaataaattattgcacGAAGGTTAGTGATAGGTTAACATAGACTCAATATAAGTTAACAAAGTCCTCATATCGCCTCAGTTGAGgtgagaaaacaaacaagtgtttgccaaaattttattcAGCAAAGGACAGGGAGATGATAGAGGAACCTTGGTCATCAGGGTGTGTGAATGCTAGAGTAACAAAAGGTAGAGCTAGATAAATAACTAAGTGCATCTCTAAGTGCATTGGGAGGGAGCCAGCAGAGAGGACTCTAGAATTTTAAGTCAAGGACTAGGATTCAGACAAACCTCGCTTGGTTCTTTAAACTTCAGTGCTGTGTATTTATCTCCTCAATTTCTCTGAAGGGAAAAATGATTCTGAAAATCTCAGAGTACTAACCTTTCAGGGCTCCTTGGTAATGAGGGTGTCATAGCCTAAAAGTCTCTGTGGCAATAATTTTGAGCCGCTGGTCTTGACCTCTGATGAACCCAATGGCCCGCTGCAAAAGCTGGATGATATGACATGATGATTTTATACTCTGGATAAGGATGCCAAGAGTTTGATTAGGAAAAAACAATGATAATGGCCTCCTACTAGAATCTCATCCCACAAGTATCAACTCTTGGgaaaataaacaattagaaattcCCTTTTCCCCATTGGTTCTCAGTATTTAATAATGTCACATAGTTGTGATTCATTGTGCTTGTTAGATTATGTATTGAAAACAAGGACGTGAGAGATATTTTTAGAGTTCCAGTGAATTTCAAGCCAAActatttaaaagttcaaaattttaagaaagttttAAGATATACACTAAAGGAATTTTCTAAAGTGACTTTCCaaaactgggaaaataaaaaaatcagggAAAATACCTTTGTGAATAAGatttgaaagtttttgttttcattgaccTCCACTAACTGTGTTTTTATGTTATGACTCATAAGACAGTAATGCTTGGAATATTTTAACTTTGAGATTGAATGAAAGTGTTAGCTGGATAGTGCCATACCATGAGAAGTTCTTATCAAGTCTAACAAGGAAGTTGATgaatttattttcctctaaaattaaaagagaaatgttgAGGAACAATATAGAGATTTGTGTGTTATTGAGATTATTTTAGTTCTATGTAAACACTAAGTTGTTttgtttggaaataaaaattatatttaatgtttatattcaaaatattcattgaatgttGTATCATTTTTGAGACAATAATTGCAATAAATTTTGATAGCATAATTTGCTTTTTGCCAGCCTtcaatataattcatatataaaaTTGTGTTATTTAAGGTATataacatgtttattttatacacatatatattgtgaaatgcttATCACCATATTGTTAGCTATCACCACCATGTCACCCAGGTACctaggtaatttttctttttgtggtgagaacatttaagatttactctttcagacactttcaagtatataatacagtttATTAACCATAATCACTATGGCTTTACATAATATcctcagaatttattcatcttattacCAAAGTAATAACTAACAGCTCCCAATTTTCCCCATAATccactggtaaccactattctactctctgtttctattagTTAAGCTTTTTTAGaattcacatataagtgagattacatagtatttgtctttttctgtctgacttatttcacttaacctatTTCCCTCAAGGCCCAACCATGGTGTAGCAAGtagcaa
This window harbors:
- the LOC106835981 gene encoding putative olfactory receptor 8G2, with translation MDPGNHSAVTEFILAGLTEQPELQMPLFLLFLGIYAVTVVGNLGMIVLIGLSSHLHSPMYYFLSNLSFIDLCQSSVITPKMLLNFVTEKNIISYTECMTQLYFFIIFAIAEGHMLAAMAYDRYIAICNPLLYNVIMSYHICFCLTVGVYILSIIGSTIHTGFMLRLFFCQTNVVNHYFCDLFPLLELSCSSIYINELLVLILSAFNILTPALTILASYIFILSSILCIRSTEGRYKAFSTCSSHISVVAVFFGSAAFMYLQPSSVSSMDQGKVSSVFYSIIVPMLNPLIYSLRNKDVKFILKKLWRVKNIPE